One segment of Desulfocurvus vexinensis DSM 17965 DNA contains the following:
- a CDS encoding DNA-directed RNA polymerase subunit alpha — protein MIIQDGDKLINTRNWSELVKPEQILRDSKSTGTYARFTCEPLERGFGTTIGNALRRVLLSSLQGAAAVSAKIEGVQHEFTTIPGVLEDVTDIVLNLKMVRFAMSSEEPQRLVLEASKQGKVTASAIRENQRVTVLNKDQHIATLTEDVKLRIDLEIRMGKGYVPADMHEDLPDEIGLIRLDASYSPVKKVAYTVEQARVGQMTNYDKLVLEVWTDGSVSPEDAVAYSAKILKDQLTVFINFDEQTSDEDRSQPGGCDSVNPNLFKGIDELELSVRATNCLKSANIRTVGELVQRSENEMLKTKNFGRKSLDEIKRILADMGLEFGMTVDGFQEHYEDWLKRKESDEA, from the coding sequence ATGATCATCCAAGACGGCGACAAACTGATCAACACGCGAAACTGGTCCGAACTGGTGAAGCCGGAGCAGATCCTTCGCGACTCCAAGAGCACGGGAACCTACGCCAGGTTCACCTGCGAGCCCCTGGAGCGCGGTTTCGGCACCACCATCGGCAACGCGCTGCGGCGCGTGCTGCTGTCCTCCCTGCAGGGGGCGGCGGCGGTTTCCGCGAAGATCGAGGGCGTCCAGCACGAGTTCACCACCATCCCCGGCGTGCTCGAGGATGTGACGGACATCGTCCTGAACCTCAAGATGGTGCGCTTCGCCATGAGCTCCGAGGAGCCCCAGCGCCTGGTGCTGGAGGCCTCCAAGCAGGGCAAGGTGACGGCCTCCGCCATCCGCGAGAACCAGCGCGTGACCGTGCTGAACAAGGACCAGCACATCGCGACCCTGACCGAGGACGTGAAGCTGCGCATCGACCTGGAGATCCGCATGGGCAAGGGCTACGTGCCCGCCGACATGCACGAGGATCTCCCCGACGAGATCGGCCTCATCCGGCTGGACGCGAGCTACTCGCCCGTGAAGAAGGTCGCCTACACGGTGGAACAGGCCCGCGTGGGCCAGATGACCAACTACGACAAGCTCGTTCTCGAAGTGTGGACCGACGGGTCCGTCTCGCCCGAGGATGCCGTGGCCTACAGCGCCAAGATCCTCAAGGACCAGCTCACGGTGTTCATCAACTTCGATGAGCAGACCTCCGACGAGGACCGCTCCCAGCCCGGCGGGTGCGACAGCGTCAACCCCAATCTGTTCAAGGGCATCGACGAGCTGGAGCTCTCCGTGCGCGCCACCAACTGCCTCAAGAGCGCCAACATCCGTACCGTTGGCGAGCTGGTGCAGCGCTCCGAGAACGAGATGCTCAAGACCAAGAACTTCGGGCGCAAGTCCCTCGACGAGATCAAGCGCATCCTGGCCGACATGGGCCTGGAATTCGGCATGACCGTTGACGGGTTCCAGGAACACTACGAGGACTGGCTGAAGAGGAAGGAAAGCGATGAGGCATAG
- the rpsD gene encoding 30S ribosomal protein S4, producing the protein MARYTDAKCRVCRREGQKLFLKGDRCFTDKCSYERRPYVPGQHGRGRKKISDYAIQLREKQKVRRMYGILEKQFRSYFEQADMQKGVTGTNLLALLEMRLDNVIYRMGFANSRDQARQLVRHGVFQLNGRRVNIPSMQVSQADVITVREESRKIPVIQEAQEVIARRGCPDWLEVDGPNLKGTIKARPVREDIQFPINEQLIVELYSK; encoded by the coding sequence TTGGCTAGATATACCGATGCAAAATGCCGCGTCTGCCGCCGCGAGGGGCAGAAGCTGTTTTTGAAGGGTGACCGCTGCTTCACCGACAAGTGCTCCTACGAGCGCCGCCCCTACGTGCCCGGCCAGCATGGCCGTGGCCGCAAGAAGATCAGCGACTACGCGATCCAGCTGCGCGAGAAGCAGAAGGTCCGCCGCATGTACGGCATCCTGGAGAAGCAGTTCCGCAGCTACTTCGAGCAGGCCGACATGCAAAAGGGCGTCACCGGCACCAACCTGCTGGCCCTGCTCGAAATGCGCCTGGACAACGTGATCTACCGCATGGGCTTCGCCAACTCGCGCGACCAGGCCCGCCAGCTGGTGCGTCACGGCGTGTTCCAGCTCAACGGGCGGCGCGTCAACATCCCCTCCATGCAGGTCAGCCAGGCCGACGTGATCACCGTCCGTGAGGAGAGCCGCAAGATCCCCGTGATCCAGGAGGCTCAGGAAGTGATTGCCCGCCGTGGCTGCCCCGATTGGCTCGAAGTTGACGGTCCGAACCTCAAGGGCACCATCAAGGCCCGCCCGGTGCGTGAGGACATCCAGTTCCCCATCAACGAGCAGCTGATCGTCGAGTTGTACTCCAAATAG
- the rpsK gene encoding 30S ribosomal protein S11, translating to MARPRRTGKKKEKKNVPVGIAHVRASFNNTIITFTDLKGNVISWGTSGALGFKGSRKSTPFAAQVAAEAAAKKAMENGMRTVGVLVKGPGAGREAAMRAINNAGMKVSFMRDVTPIPHNGCRPPKRRRV from the coding sequence ATGGCTAGACCCCGCCGTACCGGCAAGAAGAAGGAAAAGAAGAACGTCCCGGTGGGCATCGCCCACGTTCGTGCTTCCTTCAACAACACGATCATCACCTTCACGGACCTGAAGGGCAACGTGATCTCCTGGGGCACCTCGGGCGCCCTGGGCTTCAAGGGCTCGCGCAAGAGCACGCCCTTCGCCGCCCAGGTGGCCGCAGAGGCCGCCGCCAAGAAGGCCATGGAGAACGGCATGCGCACCGTGGGTGTGCTCGTGAAGGGCCCGGGCGCCGGGCGCGAGGCCGCCATGCGCGCCATCAACAACGCGGGCATGAAGGTGTCCTTCATGCGCGACGTGACGCCCATCCCGCACAACGGCTGCCGTCCGCCCAAGCGGCGCCGGGTCTAA
- the rpsM gene encoding 30S ribosomal protein S13: MARIAGIELPRNKRLDIALTYIYGIGRTTALQILDKVGVDWNQSTDDLSAEAANEIRKEIEDNHKVEGDLRRDVQANIKRLMDIGCYRGLRHRRGLPVHGQRTHTNARTRKGPRRSVVGKKKK, encoded by the coding sequence GTGGCACGCATTGCTGGTATCGAACTGCCCAGGAACAAGCGTCTGGACATCGCCCTGACGTACATCTACGGCATCGGTCGCACCACCGCTCTGCAGATCCTGGACAAGGTCGGCGTGGACTGGAACCAGAGCACCGACGACCTCTCGGCTGAGGCCGCCAACGAGATCCGCAAGGAGATCGAGGACAACCACAAGGTCGAGGGCGACCTGCGCCGCGATGTGCAGGCCAACATCAAGCGGCTGATGGACATCGGCTGCTACCGGGGCCTGCGCCATCGTCGCGGCCTGCCGGTCCACGGCCAGCGCACCCACACCAACGCCCGCACCCGCAAGGGCCCGCGCCGTTCGGTGGTGGGCAAGAAGAAGAAGTAG
- the rpmJ gene encoding 50S ribosomal protein L36, with the protein MKVRPSVKKMCPKCKVIRRKGVLRVICENPRHKQRQG; encoded by the coding sequence ATGAAAGTCAGACCCTCGGTCAAGAAGATGTGCCCCAAGTGCAAGGTGATCCGCCGCAAGGGCGTTCTGCGCGTGATTTGTGAAAACCCCCGGCACAAGCAGCGCCAGGGCTAA
- the map gene encoding type I methionyl aminopeptidase, whose protein sequence is MKKVRGIYIKNGAEIALMREANRIVSVILDALGEAVAPGVPTMRFEEIAQDMCRRFGVQPAFQGYGGFPFALCCSVNEEIVHGFPSRERILREGDIVSFDMGVIYQGFYGDSARTYPVGAVSALARDLMDVTAQSLARGIEKALAGGNLYDISRAVQDFVEARGYSVVRRFVGHGIGRKLHEKPEVPNFVPAGMAGPPLKPGMVLAIEPMVCAGSCEVEILEDKWTAVTKDRKLSAHFEHTVAVTPEGPVVLSVS, encoded by the coding sequence TTGAAGAAAGTTCGGGGCATCTACATCAAGAACGGCGCGGAAATCGCGCTCATGCGCGAGGCGAACCGGATCGTATCCGTGATCCTCGACGCCCTGGGCGAAGCCGTGGCGCCTGGTGTCCCCACCATGCGCTTCGAGGAGATCGCCCAGGACATGTGCCGGCGGTTCGGGGTCCAGCCCGCCTTCCAGGGCTACGGTGGCTTCCCCTTCGCGCTGTGCTGCTCTGTGAATGAAGAGATCGTCCATGGTTTCCCGTCGCGCGAGCGCATCCTGCGCGAGGGTGACATCGTCAGCTTTGACATGGGCGTGATCTACCAGGGGTTTTACGGCGACTCGGCGCGGACCTACCCGGTGGGCGCGGTGAGCGCCCTGGCCCGCGACCTGATGGACGTCACCGCGCAATCCCTGGCGCGGGGCATCGAGAAGGCCCTGGCCGGGGGCAACCTGTACGACATCTCCCGGGCCGTGCAGGATTTTGTCGAGGCGCGCGGGTACAGCGTGGTGCGCCGCTTCGTGGGCCACGGTATCGGCCGCAAGCTGCACGAAAAGCCCGAAGTGCCCAATTTCGTGCCTGCGGGCATGGCGGGGCCGCCGCTCAAGCCGGGCATGGTGCTGGCCATCGAGCCCATGGTCTGTGCCGGGAGTTGCGAAGTGGAGATACTCGAAGACAAGTGGACAGCCGTGACGAAAGATCGTAAGTTGTCCGCCCATTTCGAGCATACGGTGGCGGTGACTCCCGAGGGGCCCGTCGTCCTGAGTGTGAGCTAA
- the secY gene encoding preprotein translocase subunit SecY — MALSGVENLARLPELKKRLLWTLGLLAFYRVGIHVPTPGVDTAALQDFFAQVSNTLFGIFNMFSGGGLENFSIFALGIMPYISASIIIQLLTVVSPELKRLAKEEGAAGRKKITQYTRYGTVLITVVQGLFIAIGLENMQSPTGAPVVLAAGWGFRLTTIITLTAGTVLVMWLGEQMTERGIGNGISLIIFGGIVAGLPAGVGNTFQLLGAGELTVFILLLLLAFMVAVMVGIVYMERSQRRIPIQYAKRMVGRRMYGGQTTHLPLRVNTAGVIPPIFASSILMFPATLAQFSQVDWLQDAAALFSPTGILYNVFFVALIIFFCFFYTAIIFDPKDIAENIKKQGGFIPGIRPGAKTHEYIDRVLARITLWGALYISAVCVLPVLFVSKLGGPFYFGGTSLLIVVGVSMDFMSQIESYLISRQYEGLMGKQGRIKGRR, encoded by the coding sequence GTGGCATTATCCGGGGTTGAGAATCTCGCCAGGCTGCCTGAACTGAAGAAACGGCTCCTGTGGACGCTGGGTCTGCTGGCGTTCTACCGCGTGGGCATCCACGTCCCCACCCCTGGTGTGGACACCGCCGCGTTGCAGGACTTCTTCGCCCAGGTTTCCAACACGCTGTTCGGCATCTTCAACATGTTCTCGGGCGGCGGGCTGGAGAATTTCTCCATCTTCGCCCTGGGCATCATGCCGTACATCTCGGCGTCCATCATCATCCAGCTGTTGACGGTGGTCAGCCCCGAGCTCAAGCGCCTGGCCAAGGAAGAGGGCGCTGCGGGCCGCAAGAAGATCACGCAGTACACGCGCTACGGCACGGTGCTGATCACCGTGGTCCAGGGCCTGTTCATCGCCATCGGCCTGGAAAACATGCAAAGCCCCACGGGCGCGCCCGTGGTGCTGGCGGCGGGCTGGGGCTTCCGGCTGACGACCATCATCACCCTCACGGCGGGCACGGTGCTCGTCATGTGGCTGGGCGAGCAGATGACCGAGCGCGGCATCGGCAACGGCATCTCGCTGATCATCTTCGGCGGCATCGTCGCCGGGCTGCCTGCGGGCGTGGGCAACACGTTCCAGCTCCTGGGCGCCGGCGAGCTGACCGTGTTCATTCTGCTGCTCCTGCTGGCCTTCATGGTTGCGGTCATGGTCGGCATCGTGTACATGGAGCGCTCGCAGCGCCGGATTCCCATCCAGTACGCCAAGCGTATGGTGGGCCGGCGCATGTACGGCGGGCAGACCACGCACCTGCCCCTGCGCGTGAACACCGCGGGAGTCATTCCGCCCATCTTCGCGTCGTCGATCCTGATGTTCCCGGCGACCCTGGCCCAGTTCTCCCAGGTGGACTGGCTCCAGGACGCCGCGGCGCTGTTCTCGCCGACGGGGATCTTGTACAACGTGTTCTTCGTGGCGCTGATCATCTTCTTCTGCTTCTTTTACACGGCGATCATCTTCGACCCGAAGGACATCGCCGAGAACATCAAGAAGCAGGGCGGCTTCATTCCGGGCATCCGCCCGGGCGCCAAGACGCACGAGTACATCGACCGGGTGCTGGCCCGCATCACGCTGTGGGGCGCCCTGTACATCTCGGCGGTGTGCGTGCTGCCGGTGCTGTTCGTGAGCAAGCTGGGCGGGCCGTTCTACTTCGGCGGCACCTCGCTGCTCATCGTGGTCGGCGTGTCCATGGATTTCATGTCCCAGATCGAGTCCTACCTCATCAGCCGCCAGTACGAGGGGCTCATGGGCAAGCAGGGCAGAATCAAGGGGCGGCGTTAG